The region TACCAGATATGGTTACATTTAATGAAGATGGTTCAAGAGTAATTGTAGCAAATGAAGGTGAGCCAAATGGTGATTATAGTGTAGACCCTGAAGGAACAGTTGGAGTTATTAATACATCTGATTATTCATATACTGATATTGCTTTAAATATTGCTACAACTGCTGCAAATGATGGTACAGTTGTTAGACTTGGTGGAACTCCAAGTAATTCTCAAATAAAAGATTTAGAGCCTGAATATGTTACAGTTTCAGGAAACTATGCATATATTACATTACAAGAAAATAATGCTTTAGCAAAAGTGGATTTAACTACAAACACTTTATCTTATATCAAATCATTTGGTGCAAAAGACTATTCAAGCCAAAATACTATTGATATTGAAGAAAATGGTATTATTGAAATGAAAAATTATCCAGAACTTTTTGGTTTATATCAGCCAGATTCAATAGCTTCATATACTTATAATGGTCAAATATACTTAGTAACTGCAAATGAAGGTGATGGAAGAGAATATCCTGTTGATGATGTAAATGATAGTTTAGAAAAAGGAGATGCTTTAACAGACGAAAGCAAAATCTCAAAACTTACACTTGATTCTTCTATCGAAGCTGCATATGAAAATGAAAATGACTTAAAAGTTATGGTTGATTTAGGTGATACTGACAATGATGGTGATTATGATAAATTATATACTTATGGTGCAAGAAGTTTCTCTATTTGGGATGCAAATGGTGATTTAGTATGGGATAGTGGTGATGAGATTTCTAAAAAAATTGCAGAACTTCAACCAGCATTATTTAATCAAGATGAAGGTGAAATGGATGGAAGAAGTGGAAATAAAGGTGGTGAACCTGAAGCATTAGCTGTAGGAACAGTTAATGGTGTAACATATGCCTTTATTGGTTTAGAAAGACAAAATGCTATTTTAGTTTATAATATTACAAATCCATCAAATGGAATCTTTGTAGATTATATTGAAACTGGTTCAAAAGGTGATATCTCTCCTGAAGGTATGAAATTTATTTCTGCAAGTGACTCTCCAAATGGAAAAAATCTATTATTAGTTTCTTATGAAATGAGTGGATCTACTGCAATTTATGAAATTAAATAAATCTAATAAAGGGAAACTCTTCCCTTTATTAAGTGAAAATAAAAATTACTACTAGCCTACAATAATCAATATACTAACTTGTTATTATTATGTAACTTTTAACATATATACTTTGCCTTATTTTTATTAGGAGTGATATTTATGAAAAAGTTTTATTTGAGTATAGCTTCACTATTTTTAGTAGGAAGCATATTTGTAGGTTGTGGAGATAGTAGTTCTTTTAATACTACTGAGGATAGTTTTAATCTATCAATTTTTCATGTAGATGATACCCATTCACACATTGAAAGTGAATCAATGACATTAGAGTTTGATGGTGTTGAAACAAATGTACCTGTTGGTGGATATGCAAGATATGTAACAAAACTAAATGAGCTTAAAAAAACAAAACCTAACTCTTTAACACTAAATGCTGGAGATGTTTTTCAAGGTACACTTTTTTATTCATTATTTAAAGGTGAAGCTGATGCAGCTATGATGAATTTAATCTCTTGGGATGCATATTCTTTAGGGAATCATGAGTTTGATGATGGTGATGAAGGATTAAAATCATTTTTAGATATGTTAAATGATACAATCCCTGTAATATCTGCAAATGTTGTACCTCAATCAGGTAATATTTTAGAAGGTTATTGGACTCCTTATGTAATTAAAGAGATTGCAGGTGAAAAAGTAGGAATTATAGGTATAGATATTGTTGGGAAAACTAAAAATTCATCAAATCCTAGTGATGAGATAATCTTCTTAGATGAATTAGAAACTGCACAAAATTATATAAATGAGTTAACTGATTTAGGGGTTAATAAAATAGTACTATTAACCCATCAAGGATACTCAAGTGATTTAACAATGGCAAAAGCTTTAAATGGAGTTGATGTAATAATTGGTGGTGACTCACATACATTACAAGGTGATTTCTCATCTTTAGGCTTAGAAAGTAGTGTAAGTACTTATCCAACTGTTGAACAATCAAAAGATGGTAAAAAAGTTTGTATAGCACATGCTTGGGAATATGGACACATTCTTGGAAACGTAGATGTTCGATTTAATAAATCAGGAGATGTAATATCTTGTGGAGGAAACCCTTTACTTTTAGTAGGAAATGAGTTTACACAAGAGGATGCAAATGGTGATGATCAAGTTGTAAATGATAGTGTAAGAGCATCAATTTTAGATACAATTGCTTCAAATAAGAATATAGAAATTACGACAGAAGATGATTACACGTTAAGTGTAGTAAAAACATATTCAGATAAAGTAGATGCTAAAAAAGCAGTTGTAATAGGAACTGCTAGTGAAAGGTTAGGACACAATAGAATACCTGGAGATGCTAGAGACGGTGTTGCTGCCTTACCTTTAGGAAGTGATATTGCACCTATTGTTGCTAAATCATTTTATGATTTAAGTAATTTAGCTGATGCTTGTATTCAAAATGCAGGTGGTGTTAGAGTTGCGATAGAAGCAGGTGAAATTACTATGGGAGACGCATATACTTTATTACCTTTTTCAAATACATTATTTGAATTACAAATGTATGGTGATGAAATAAAACAAGTATTAGAAGATGCAATAACAAATACGATTGATCCAGAAGGTTCAACTGGTTCATTCCCATATTCTTATGGTTTAAGATATGATGTTGATTTAACTGCAAGTGCAAATAATAGAATTTCAAATTTAGAGATTAAAAATAGACAAACAGGAGTTTGGTCAGAAATTAGCAACACTACTATGTATACAATTGTTACAAACTCATATACAGCAGGTGGAAAAGATGGATATCTAACTTTTAAAACTGTTCAAGATGAAAGAGGATTGGGAGTTGATACATATTTAGATTATGCAATGAGTTTTGTTAAGTATATGGAAACTTTAACTGCAAATAATCAAACCTTAACAAAATTACCTTCAGAAGATCATCCAATAAAAAGTTTTGTTGGGCTTGAATAATAGTCTTTAAATAGATTGATTTCTTTACTTATGATAAAATCCTTTTTAATTTAAAAAGGGGTTTTATCACCATGAATAAGTCTGATATTACAAATATTATTACATATAGATTTTAGCTTTGGTTATACAATTAACAATGGTGTAGATATATAAATTGATTGATATTTAACTCAAAAAAATAAAATATAAAGCTATTTCTCTTATTTAAGACAACTGAAAATTTAATCATTATTCTCATATATATAATCCAAGATTATGAAAATATTATAAATATTAGTTATATTAAGTATAAATTTAACTATCATGTATTATTATAATGATAATAATAATCATAATAGGAGAAATGATGGTTTTAAAAAAAATTGTTTTTTTAGGTCTAAGTGGTTGTGTTTTGTTGCATGCTCAGAATGTAGAGCGATTGGAAGAATTAGTAATAACAGCTACAAAGACTGAAAATAGTATAAAAAGTTTAACTTCAACGGTACAAGTAATTGAAGATATAGATATAGAAAATAGTGGTGCGTCAAATATATCAGAGGTTTTATCCTCCGTTGCTGGAATATATTTGTCTCCTTCTGGAAATAGTTTTAGTATAAGAGGAATGAATCATTCAGATACACTTATTCTTGTCAATGGAAAACGAGTAAATGGAGAGTTTTCTAAAATCTTTGAACTTGAAAGAATATCTGTAGATATGGTTAAACGAATAGAGATATTAAAAGGTACTTCAAGTTTACTGTATGGTAGTGATGCTATGGGTGGAGTAGTTAATATTATAACAAAAAAATCTTCTGATAATTTATCTGGTAGTATTCAAGTATTAGGTTCTGAACAAAAAAAGGCTACAGATTTTTTTGTGTCAAATAAAATAGGAAATACATCTTTTATTTTTATTCAAATTATTTAAATAAAAAGGGGTATTCTCAGAATAAATTAGCAAATATAAAATTGATGCATTCAGGTATTGCAAAATCACCATCAGATAATACTCTACCTGGAAGAGGTGCATATAATGCAATGTCTAACAGTTTAAACGACAATTATATTATTGACAATGATTATACATCTGATTTAGAGCTTAAAAATATAGGAGGTAGTGTATCTTATGATATAAATGATGAATTAGAATTATCATTTGAATTTTCTCATTTAGATGAATCAAAAGAAAATAGTTATGTTAGTGATAGTTATCCAACAGCTTACTTAACTCCTAAGAATACAAATATAATGGCTAAAAATGTTCCAGCTAAACAATATAATGATAATGAAAGGTTAAATTTAGCTGCATCTTTAGATTATAATATTTCAAATGAAATGAATCTAAAATACAATATATCTTATTCAAAATATGAAAAAGATAGAAAAACATATACCCCTTTGTATAATCAATTAGGTTACACCTCAATAGCAAATTCTGCTTTTAGTGTAAATCAATCTGTTTTAAAATATTTAAACAATGATATATTGTTTACCCATACTTTAAATAAAAATAATAGATATATACTTGGAGCAGAACATAGAATCAATGATACAGATTCAACTGCGTTCACTGTAAATAATAGAACATACACTTCATATTTTGCACAGCATGAGTATAGTTTTTTAGAAGATTTAAAGTTTATTTATGGGGCAAGATATGATAAAACATCAATAGATGAAAATGAAATATCTTTAAGTTTTGGAACAATATATAAAATAAATGATAATTTATCTATTCGTGGGAATTATTCAGAAGGATTTAGAAGTCCTGATGATAGAGAATTATATGTTGACCAAACAACTCCTACTGGGAAAAGAAAACTAGGTGCATCAGTTGTTGATACAACTTATGGCAAAGTTTCAAATGAATTAAAATCTGAAAAAAGTAAAACCTTTGAGTTAGGACTTATTGGAAATTATAATATTTTTGATTTTGAACTTACTGCTTATAAAACAGATGTAGATGATAGGATATCTGAGGTTTCTTATGGTGACTATAGTACATTTGAGAATATTAGTGATAGTGAAATAAAAGGTTTAGAATCATCAGTCTCTTTTTCATTGATTGAAAAGTTTTTTATAAAACTAAATTTCAATTATACTGATGGAAAAAATAAAACAGAAAATATAAGTCTTATTGA is a window of Halarcobacter sp. DNA encoding:
- a CDS encoding TonB-dependent receptor domain-containing protein, whose product is MHSGIAKSPSDNTLPGRGAYNAMSNSLNDNYIIDNDYTSDLELKNIGGSVSYDINDELELSFEFSHLDESKENSYVSDSYPTAYLTPKNTNIMAKNVPAKQYNDNERLNLAASLDYNISNEMNLKYNISYSKYEKDRKTYTPLYNQLGYTSIANSAFSVNQSVLKYLNNDILFTHTLNKNNRYILGAEHRINDTDSTAFTVNNRTYTSYFAQHEYSFLEDLKFIYGARYDKTSIDENEISLSFGTIYKINDNLSIRGNYSEGFRSPDDRELYVDQTTPTGKRKLGASVVDTTYGKVSNELKSEKSKTFELGLIGNYNIFDFELTAYKTDVDDRISEVSYGDYSTFENISDSEIKGLESSVSFSLIEKFFIKLNFNYTDGKNKTENISLIEIPEKTAGFALSYYPTDNVELKSITKYTGSQYSDEYEKLGGYTITNLKANITDIVENTDFFVGVDNVFSKQMNEYLGYIPQSSIYAGIKYKF
- the nadN gene encoding NAD nucleotidase → MKKFYLSIASLFLVGSIFVGCGDSSSFNTTEDSFNLSIFHVDDTHSHIESESMTLEFDGVETNVPVGGYARYVTKLNELKKTKPNSLTLNAGDVFQGTLFYSLFKGEADAAMMNLISWDAYSLGNHEFDDGDEGLKSFLDMLNDTIPVISANVVPQSGNILEGYWTPYVIKEIAGEKVGIIGIDIVGKTKNSSNPSDEIIFLDELETAQNYINELTDLGVNKIVLLTHQGYSSDLTMAKALNGVDVIIGGDSHTLQGDFSSLGLESSVSTYPTVEQSKDGKKVCIAHAWEYGHILGNVDVRFNKSGDVISCGGNPLLLVGNEFTQEDANGDDQVVNDSVRASILDTIASNKNIEITTEDDYTLSVVKTYSDKVDAKKAVVIGTASERLGHNRIPGDARDGVAALPLGSDIAPIVAKSFYDLSNLADACIQNAGGVRVAIEAGEITMGDAYTLLPFSNTLFELQMYGDEIKQVLEDAITNTIDPEGSTGSFPYSYGLRYDVDLTASANNRISNLEIKNRQTGVWSEISNTTMYTIVTNSYTAGGKDGYLTFKTVQDERGLGVDTYLDYAMSFVKYMETLTANNQTLTKLPSEDHPIKSFVGLE
- a CDS encoding TonB-dependent receptor plug domain-containing protein produces the protein MVLKKIVFLGLSGCVLLHAQNVERLEELVITATKTENSIKSLTSTVQVIEDIDIENSGASNISEVLSSVAGIYLSPSGNSFSIRGMNHSDTLILVNGKRVNGEFSKIFELERISVDMVKRIEILKGTSSLLYGSDAMGGVVNIITKKSSDNLSGSIQVLGSEQKKATDFFVSNKIGNTSFIFIQII